DNA from Aureimonas sp. AU20:
TGTACGGCATGCTTGGGCTTCAGCTTGTCGTGCTGGACGGTGTGGATTTCCTCGTCCATCAGCGCCTCGATCTCGTGCGGACGGGCGTTGCCGATGATGATGAGGCGGCAATAGTCGCAGATGAAGTTGGTCATCGCCTGGTTCTTCAGGATGTTCGGAAACGCGCTGAAGATCGCCGACTCGGCGGGGTTGTCGACATGAGCTTCCACTTCCGAGCGCGACTTGGAGCGCATCTCGCGCATCAGGGAGTGGAGGAGGCTGAGAAGGTCGAGATAGTCGCGCTGCTTGGGAACGGCGTCCTTGAACGCCTCGCCCATCGCCTTGCCCGTGTCCTTCACCACCTTCATGTTGTTGGCGATCAGGAAGGTGCCCAGCGAGGCGCCCAGAATGATCAGCAGTTCGTAGGGCTGCCAGAGGACGTAGAGATGGCCGCCCGAAGCGACGTAGCCGCCCAGCACGCAACCGATCGTGACGAGAAGGCCGAGAATGATACCCATCGGGTGCCCCTGGTGAGGAAAGAATTGGTTAACGCATAGGGGGGCCGACTTGCGCGAGACTGTGCGCTGCGGAAGGTTCCATGGGCCGCACGAAAGGGTCAGCTTCGATCCATTTGCTTAGGGTTATGGTGGGCTCGAAGGGAGGCATCCGCCACGTGCGGGGGCCGCCCGCCCGCTTCCCTCCGGGACCGGCACCCTCTCGCGATTCCCAAGGCCTCTCCCCCATGCAGACATCGCTCCCCGTCGCTCTTTCCGGCCAGCTCGCCACGGAAAAGCGCCTCGACACGATCGCCAACAATCTGGCCAACCTGCGCACGGCGGGCTTTCGCGCCGAAGAGGTGAAGTTCGAGAGCTTCCTGTCGCGCACCGCGCCCGAGACCGTGGCCTTCACCTCCGGCGGCGAGCGCTACCTGTCCACCCGCGCCGGCGAGATGACGCAGACCGGCAACGCGCTCGACATCGCGGTGGGCGGCGACGCCTTCTTCGCGATCCAGACGCCCAAGGGCACCGTCTATACCCGCGACGGCCGCATGCAGATGCGCAATACGGGCGAGCTCGTGACCGTGAACGGCGAGCCGTTCCTCGACGTCGGCGGCGCGCCCCTGCTGATCGACCCGGCGGGCGGCCCGGTCTCCATCGCGCGCGACGGCATGCTGACCCAGAAGAACGTGCAGGTCGGCGCGGTGGGCCTGTTCGAGATGCCGGTGGGCGCCAATCTGCAGCGCGCCGGAACCTCCGGCGTGGTGCCCGACAAGGCGGCCGTGCCCGTGGTGGACTTCGAGAAGACCTCGGTGCTCCAGGGCTATGTGGAAGGCTCCAACGTCAACCCGATCCTTGAGATGACGCGCCTCATCGAGGTGCAGCGCGCCTTCGAGCAGGCCGCCAATATGATCCAGACCTCCGAATCCTCGCTCAACAACGCCGTCACCCAGCTCGGAGCCGTGAAGTGACGGCAGGCCCGAGGCAGAAGGTCGATCTGTCCGGCTTGAGCGAGCCCCTGATCCGCGTCAGCGGCCATATCGTGGACGTGTCGGCGCAGGCCTTCCGCGTTGCAGGCCTCAGCCCCTATGTGAAGCTCGGCGACTGCGTGGTCTGCGACGGGCCCGAGGGCGAGGAGCTGGGCGAAGTGGTGCGCGTCGAGGAAGCGGCCGCGACCGTCAAGCCCTTCGCCGTGCGCTTCCAGAGCGGCGTGCGCTCGCTCGCCTGGCGCACCGGCCCGGTCACCGTCTCGCCCGCGGCCAGCTGGCGCGGGCGCACGGTGAACGCCTTCGGCCGCCCCTGCGACGATCTCGGCCCCCTTGAGCAAGGTCCCGTCGCCTATCTCACCGACACGCTGCCGGACGCGGCCATGCGTCGTGGCCGCGTCACCGCGCCGGTCCAGACCGGCGTCAAGGCGATCGACATCTTCACGCCCCTGATCCGGGGCCAGCGCATGGGCATCTTCGCCGGTTCGGGCGTCGGCAAATCGACCCTGATGGGCATGTTGGCGCGGGCCAAGGGCTTCGACACGGTGGTCGTGGCGCTGGTCGGCGAGCGCGGCCGCGAGGTGCGCGAGTTCCTCGAAGTCACCATGCAGGGCGAGCTGTCGCGCGTGGTGACCATCGTCGCCACCGGCGACGAGAGCGCCATGATGCGCCGCCTCGCGCCCAAGACCGCGATGACGGTGGCCGAATATTTCCGCGACCAGGGCGACCATGTGCTCCTGATCGTCGACTCGGTGACGCGCCTTGCCCACGCCGCGCGCGACGTGGCGCTGGCGGCTGGCGAGCCACCCGTGGCGCGCGGCTATCCGCCCAGCGTCTTTTCCGAGCTGCCGCGCCTTCTGGAGCGCGCCGGCCCCGGCGCTCCCAACAGCGGCACGATCACCGGGCTCTTCGCGGTGCTGGTGGACGGCGACGACCACAATGAGCCGGTGGCCGATTCCATTCGCGGCACGCTGGACGGCCATATCGTGCTCAGCCGCTCGATCGCCGAGGAAGGCCGCTTTCCGGCCGTGGACGTTTTGAAATCCATCTCGCGTCTGGCGGACCTGTCTTGGAGCACGGAGGAGCGCGAGCTCGTCTCACGCCTTCGCTCGATGATCTCCCGCTTCGAGGACACACGCGATCTTCGCCTGCTCGGCGGCTACCAGCGCGGCGCCGACGCCACGCTCGATCAGGCGGTGGATCTCGTACCGCATGTCTATGGCGCCCTGTTGCAGGGCCCGGCGGACGGGCCGACCGATCAGCCGTTCGAAGACCTCTCGCGCCGGCTGAAGGCCGGCATGACGCCCGGCTAATCTCGAACCGCCCCTCTCCTTGAGACCGCCGCTCAGGCCGACTTGCGCGGCCGGGTGGCGGGCGGGCGGCTCCAACCTTCCACCACGGCGCGCGGCGCATCGGCCGGCCCATCCCGCCAACCGATATCCCGCTTCAGCCAGTCCGGCATCTCCTCTTCCTGCAGGACGCAGACATGCTGCGCGAGACGCTGCCTGACCGAGCTGATCCATAAGCTGAGTTTGGCGAGAAGACCGGATGCAGTCCGACTCCTCGCCCGTTCGATCGATCTCGTCCGCATGGCCTGATCCTCCTGTTTGCGATGGAAGAGATCGCGCCGGAAGGCTTGCGGGTCCAATCGAAGCTCGGGCATGATGCAAAAGGAGGTTTTATGCATCATGTCGCGATCTCTGCCGCCGCTCGCTGCCCTACGCGCCTTCGAGGCCGCCGCGCGCCATCTGAGCTTCACCCGCGCCGCCGCCGAGCTCGGCATGACGCAGGCCGCCGTCAGCTATCAGATCCGCGTTCTGGAAGAGCGCGTTGGCACGCCGCTCTTCCTGCGCGGCAAGCGGCCGATTTCGCTGACCGACGCTGGCCGGCGCCTCGGCACGGACACGACCGGCGCCTTCGATCTCATCGCCGCCGCCTTCGAAGCGGCCAAAGGCGGAGCGTCCGGCGTCCTCACCATCAGCGTCATTCCGACCTTCGCCACTGGCTGGCTGGCGCGGCATCTCTATGCTTTCCAACTCGCCCATCCCGAGATCGCGGTGCGCCTCCATGCGACGCGCGACGTCAGCGATTTCGAGCGCGAACCGGTGGACCTCGCCATTCGGGGTGGCCCGCCTCCCTCCCCCGCGCTCGTCTCTCACAAGCTCCTGTCCGCCGACTTCACGCCCATGCTGAGCCCGGCGCTGGAAGCGAAGATCGGCTTGGCCCTGCGCGAGCCCGCCGATCTCCTGCGCTATCCCCTGATCGACCCGACAGATCCCTGGTGGAACGAATGGTTCGCCCATGCCGGCGTCAAGCGGCCGGGGTTCGACAAGGACGACGGCCACAAGATGGGCGGGCAGGATCTGGAGGCCATCGCCGCCATCTCGGGGCACGGCGTTGCGATCCTCACGCCCTTCTTCTATCGGGACGATGTCGCCGCCGGGCGGCTGCGCCCGCCCTTCGACCTTCTCTGCCCCAGTTCGCGCGGCTATTGGCTGTGCTATCCGCCCGGCCGGCGCAACGCGCCGAAGATCCGCCTTTTCCGCGAATGGCTGCTCGGCCACTTCCCCGAGGAGGACGGCGATCTTTCAAGCCGGAAAGGGATCGGCTAGAAGCCGGCCATGGCTCCTCCCCCGCTTCTTCGTCTCGACGGCGTGCGCCTCACCTTCGGCGGCACCCCCCTTCTCACCCATGTCGAACTCGGCGTCCTACCGGGAGACCGGATCGCATTGGTCGGCCGCAACGGCTCCGGCAAGTCGACCCTCCTGAAGATCGCGGCCGGCATCGTCGAGCCCGATGGCGGCGAGGTGTTTCGCCAGCCCGGTGCGACGATCCGCTATCTCGCGCAGGAGCCTGATTTCGGCGCGGCCGAGACGGTGGAGGCCTATGTCCTGGCCGGGCTCGGGCCGGCTGATGAGCCCTATCGCGTCACCCGCCTGATCGAGGGCCTCGGGCTTCGCGCCGACGCGCGGCCGGGCGATCTGTCGGGCGGCGAGGCGCGCCGCGCCGCGCTCGCCCGCGTTCTGGCGCCCGAGCCCGACATCGTGCTTCTGGACGAGCCCACCAACCACTTGGACCTTCCGACCATCGAATGGCTGGAAGAGGAAATCCGGGGCATGCGCTCGGCGGTCGTCACGATCAGCCACGACCGGCGCTTCCTTGAGCGCGTGACGGAGGCCACCGTCTGGCTCGACCGCGGCTCGGTGCGCCGGCTGAACGAGGGCTTTTCCGGCTTCGAGGCCTGGCGCGACAAGGTGCTGGAGGAAGAGGAGCGCGACCTTCAGAAGCTCGACCGCAAGATCGTTCGCGAGGAGCACTGGCTGCGCTACGGCGTCACCGCCCGGCGCACGCGCAACGAGCGGCGCCTCGCCGGCCTTCACCAATTGCGCGCCGACCGCAAGAACGCCCGGCGCGCCGTCGGCACGGTGGAGATGGCGGTCGGCGAGACGCGCGAAAGCGGCAAGCTGGTGATCGAGGCGAAGGCCATCTCCAAGCGCTATGACGAGCGCGTCCTGATCGACGGGTTCTCCACCCGCATCCAGCGGGGAGACCGGGTCGGCCTCGTCGGGCCGAACGGCGCGGGCAAGACGACGCTGCTCAAGATCCTGATCGGCGAGGCCGAGCCCGACAGCGGCACCGTGCGCCTTGGCACCAATCTGGATCTCGCCTTTCTCGACCAGAAGCGCGCCAGCCTGAGGGACGATCTGTCCGTGTCCGACGCGCTGACCGACGGGCGCGGCGATCAGGTCATGGTGAACGGCGAGCCGCGCCATGTCGCGGGCTATCTCAAGGACTTCCTGTTCCAGGCCGAGCAGATCCGCACCCCGGTCGGCAACCTGTCGGGCGGCGAGCGGGCGCGGCTGCTTCTGGCCAAGACCTTGGCGACGCCCGCCAACATCCTGGTGCTGGACGAGCCGACCAACGATCTCGACATGGAGACGCTGGATCTCCTGCAGGAGCTCATCGCCAACTATCCCGGCACCGTGCTTCTCGTCAGCCACGACCGCGACTTTCTCGACCGCACGGTGACGAGCGTCATCTCACCGGAAGAAAACGGCCATTGGCTGGAATATGCCGGCGGCTACTCCGACATGGCCTCGCAGAAGCGCGGCGCGCTGAAGGAAGCGCGCAAGGCCGACAAGCCCAAGGCAGCGGCCGGTTCGGGCGCGGAGAGCAAGGCCCCGGCGAAGACAGCCGCCGCCACGACCAAGCTGTCCTTCAAGCAGAAGTTCGCACTTGAGAACCTGCCCAAGGAAATCGCCAAGCTGGAAGCGGCGATCGCCAAGGCCGAAGCGGAGATGGCCGATCCCGCTCTCTTCACCAAGAACCCCGACCGTTTCGCCAAGCTCGCCGCCAGCAGCGAGAAGGACCGCGCTGCCCTCGCCAAGGCCGAGGACGAATGGTTGGAGCTGGAAATGCTCAAGGCCGAGATGGAGAGTTGAGAGGAAAGACGGGGCTCAGCGCCCCGTCACCGCCTTCCAGGCCGGGGCGAGCAGCTTGCCGACGATCGGGATCAGCGCGAAGCCGACGAGGAGGCCGACGATGCCGGAGCCGATCGCCGTGACGAGCCAGCCGAGGAACCCACCGAGCGCCGGCACGAGGGCGGACACCGCGACGCTGGCGTCGTGGATGACGTGTTCGATCCCCGTCAGGCCGTAGCCAGCCAAGCCATGGACGATGATGCCGCCGCCGACCCAGACCATGGCGGCGGTGCCGACCAGCGCTAGGAGGCGCAGGAAATGCGGCATGAAGCGCACGAGGCCGCGCCCGAAGGCCGCCGCCGCTCCGTTGCTCTGCCTTGCCAGGGCGACGCCCACATCGTCGGCCTTCACGATCAGCGCCACCGCGCCGTAGACCACCGCCGTGATGCCGACCGCGACGATCGCCATGACCACCGCCTTGGTCCAGATTCCGCTCTCTGGCAGGCCGGCCAGGGTGATCGCCATGATCTCGGCCGACAGGATGAAATCGGTCTTCACGGCGCTCGCGACCCGCTCGTCCTCCAGCGCCTGCGGCGCCTTGGCGGCCACCGTCGGCAGCGCCGCCTCGTGCCCATGGGCCTCGTGGGGCACCAGCTTCTCGTAGATCTTTTCCGCCCCCTCGTAGGAGAGATAGGCGCCGCCCAGCATCAGGAGCGGGGTGATGGCCCAGGGCGCGAAGGCGCCGAGCACGAGCGCGATCGGCAGGAGAAACAGGAGCTTGTTGCGCACCGAGCCCTTGGCGATGCGCCAAACGATCGGCAGTTCGCGCTCGGCCGCGAAGCCCACGACATAGCGAGGCGTCACAGCCGCATCGTCGATCACGACGCCGGCGGCCTTGGCGCCAGCCTTGGCCGCCTGCGCGCCGACATCGTCCAGCGAAGCGGCGGCGACTTTCGAAATCGCGGCGACATCGTCCAGAAGGGCGATCAATCCGATGCTCATGGTCTCTTAACATCCCCTCGAATGCACCCGGCGCGATCTCCAGCCCACCCCATGAGACCCCGCTTGCCGCTGGTTAAGCTGCGGCCTTGATGCCACTCATACACAGCCAACGTCTCTCCAACGAGATCGTGCGCGAAGAGTGCTTTCCTTTTCCGTTCGGCGATGCACTCTTTCGGTTCGAAGCCGCCCGCACGGGGCGGCTGGATGCGGCCGTGAGGGGGGAGACAGCCATGAGCTTCAGCGCAACGATCGAATCGCCGCGTGGGGCGAAGCGGGTCCTTGCTCTCGCGGCCCTCGTCCTGGCGCTCGCCCAGCCCGCGCTGGCGCTGGAAACCACCGCCCGAGCCGCTCTCATGGTTGATCTCGGCAGCGGCACGCTTCTGTTCGAAAAGAACGCCGACCAGGAAATCCCGCCCGCCAGCCTGTCGAAGCTGATGACGCTGGCGGTGATCTTCGACGAGCTGCGCAAGGGTTCGGTGCGGCTGGACGAGAGCTTTCCCGTGTCCGAAAACGCCTGGCGCACGGGCGGCGCGGCGTCCGGCGGCTCCACCATGTTCCTGCCGCTGAATTCGCAGGTCACCCTTGCCGACCTCATCAAGGGCATCGCCATCCAGTCCGGCAACGACGCGACGATCGTCGCCGCCGAGGGCATTGCCGGCAGCGTTCCGGCCTTTGCCGAGATGATGAACCGCAAGGCACGCGAGCTGGGGCTGACCCATTCGCATTTCGTCAATCCGCACGGCCTGCCCGACCCCCAGCAATATGTCTCCGCGCGCGATCTGGTGACCCTGGCAAGCTATCTCATCCGCGAGTTTCCCGAGCAGTACCCGCTCTTCTCGGAGGAGGAGTTCACCTTCAACGGCATTACGCAACGCTCGCGCAACCCGCTCCTGCCGCTCGGCGCGGACGGGCTGAAGACCGGCCACACGGCCGAGGCGGGCTACGGGCTCGTCGCCTCGGTGAAGGACGACACGGGCCGGCGCATCGTCTTCGCGCTGACGGGGATGAAGAGCGTGCAGGAGCGCGCCGAGCAGGCGCGCGCCATGATGACGGCGGGCCTGCGCGGCTTTGAATCCATCGTCGTGGCGAAGGCGGGGGAATCGCTCGGCGAGGTGCCGGTGCGCAACGGGGCGGAGGAGAGCGTGCCGGTGCGCCCGGGCGGCGAGATCCGCTTTCTCCAGCCGCGCGGCGAAGGCGGCGGGCCGGTGACCCACGAGATCGTGCCGCTCGGCATCGTGGACGCGCCGGTGCCCGAGGGGCGCCGCGTGGCGCAGCTGCGCGTCCTGCAGGGTGGGAAGGTGCTGCGCGAGGAGCCGCTTTTCGCCGCCCGCGCGGTCGAGGAGGCGAGCCTGCTGCAGCGCATCCAGAACACCGTGCTCGGGCATTTCCGCTGATGCGCGAGGCTTAAGGCGGCGCGTCGCCCGCGCCGCCGGCTTTGCCTCTCAGACCGTCGCCTGCGCCATGGCGCTCATCACGGCCTGATGGGGATAGGGCTTGAAGAAGAACAGGCTGTCTTCAGGCAGTTCGTCGCCGGCGGGCGGCCGCACGCCTGACGTCACCAGAATACGCACGTTCGGCCAGCGGCTGCGCACCGTGGCGGCAAGCCGGTAGCCGTCCATCGAGCCCGACATCTGCACGTCGGTGAAGAGGATACGGATATCGGGCTGGGCTTCCAGAAGGCGGATGGCCTCGTCGGCATTGCGCGCCCCATAAGCCACGAGCCCCGCCTCTTCCGCGATGTCCATTGCATCCATCATCAGAAGCGTGTTGTCATCGACAATCACGGCACCATGGCGTTGCGGAAAGCGAGAACGACCCAAGGGAAGCATCCTTTGATACGAAGAGGGTCGGCCTCGGCCGCCCGTTCGTATGACTATGATACTATAATCTTGCGCTCACCTTTCCATTCAACGTGAACACTAGACCTTGGGTTGCATAATCCAGCTTTGCTACACCTTGGAAATAGGGTGCCACGATCCGCTGGACGAGGCGCGTTCCAAAGCCTGACCGGACGGGAACCTCGACGCTGGGGCCGCCCGACTCCTGCCACCGGAAGGTGAAATCTCCGTCCGATTTGGCATCCCATTCTATCTCGACCTGACCCGTATCGTTCGAAAGCGCCCCGTATTTGACGGCGTTGGTGGCGAGTTCGTGCAGCGCCAGCGATAGGCCGAGCGCCTTCTGGCTGCTGAGCGTGACCGGGCCGCCGGAAATGCGGAACCGCCCGCGCGCATGGTCGAGCACGCTCAAGGCGGCATCCACCACCTCGCGAATGTCGGCGCTGTCCCAGTCCACCCTTGTCAGGATGTCCTGCGCGCGGGCCAGCGCGGCGATGCGGCCGGAAATGGCCTCCCGCCCCTCTTCCACGGTCTTCACCTGCCGCAGCGTCTGCGTGGCGATGGCCTGCACCATGGCCATGGAGTTCTTCATGCGATGGGCCATCTCGCGCATCAGCTCGATGCGCTGCTGCTCGGCCATGATACGCGATGTGACGTCGTAGCCCTCCACCAGAATGCCGACCACGGCATTCGCCTCGTCACGAACCGGCTGGTAGACGAAGTCGAGGAAGCGCTCCACCTGAGGCCCACCAGGCTCGTTTTGGGTCACGAAGCGCGCCCCGCTCTGCGCGTGCGCCTCGCCGCTGGCGAAGGCCTCGGCCAGAAGCGCGCCATAGCCCTGCTCCATCGCCTCCGGCAGCGCCTCGCCGATCGTGCGGCCAATGAGGTCACGATCGCCGACGAGCCTGAGATAGGCCGGATTGGCCCATTCGAACCGATGCTCCGGCCCGTTCATCATGGCCATGAAGCTCGGCGCCTGCTGGAACATCTGCTGAAACCGGGCGCGCTCGGCCGCCATCCGGCGCCGCGCGATGACCTCGCCCGTGGTTTCCGTGCAGGCGCAGAACATGCCCCCGACCTCGCCGTTTTCGACGCGCACCGGCGTATAGGAGAAGGCGAAATGCGTCTCCTCGGGATAGCCGTTGCGGTGCATCGTGAACTCGATGTCGTCCATATGCGTGGACACGCCGGCATAGGCCCGGTCCAGAATCGGCTTCACGACATCCCACAGGTCGAACCAGAGATCGTGGAACGGACGCCCCAGCGCGCGCGGATGGCGCTGGCCGCACATGGCGGCATAGCCGTCGTTATAGAGGGTGATCTGCTCGCGCCCCCAGACCACGAGCATGGGCTGGCGCGAACCGAGCATGATGCCGACGACCGTGCGCAGGCTCTGCGGCCACGCCTCCACCGCGCCGAGCGCGGTGGCGGACCAGTCGGTCTGCCGCATCAGCTCGCCGCATTCTCCGCCTCCCTCCAGAAACGAAAAGCCCACGTCGCCTGCGGCGCGCAGCACCGTTTCCCCTGACAAATCAGCTCGCCTTTCCCTATGTCCCCCTTTTGTTCATATCGGAGAGGCCCGCCGGAAATCCAACGGAAAAAAGGGGGCATGATTGTCAGGCTGGTGTCTTTCTGCATGGCTGGCAATCGCTGGCGCGCGCCGAAATGCCTTGACGCCCGGTCCGCATGCGCCGATATGGGAGCCACATACCCGCGTTTGCGCAGTGCCCGCTTCCCCCGACTATTTGGGGTCAGGCCATCGGGCGCCTGCTGGCTGCAATGTTTGCCAGCCGCGGTCCGTGCTGATCTGCTCCCGCGCAGGAACGGTCAGCCGTTTATCGGCCTCCACAGGCCGAAGCCAGTCAAAGGCACTCCTTGACCCAGACGAACTTCCAGGCGCTCGGCCTTGCCGACGCGCTTCTGTCCGCCCTTGCGGCGATGGACTTCACCGTGCCCACGCCGATCCAGGCGCAGGCCATTCCCGCCGTTCTGAAGAATCGCGACGTTCTCGGCATCGCGCAGACCGGCACCGGCAAGACCGCCGCCTTCTCGCTTCCCATCATCGACGCGCTGCTGCGCCAGGGCGCCCGGCCGAAGTCCGGCTCCGCCAAGGTTCTCGTGCTCGCCCCGACGCGTGAGCTCGCGATCCAGATCGCCGAGAACGTGAAGGGCTTCACGGCCGGCACACCGATCCGCCACATGACCGTCTTCGGCGGCGTTTCCATCCGTCCGCAGATGGAAGCGGCCCGTCGCGGCGTCGACATCGTGATCGCGACCCCCGGTCGCCTTCTCGACCTGATCGACCAGCGCGGCCTGACCCTGTCCGACATCAGCCACGTCGTGTTCGACGAGGCGGACCGGATGCTCGACATGGGCTTCATCCGCGACATAACCCGCATCGTGAAGATGCTGCCCTCCGACCGACAGTCGCTCCTGTTCTCGGCCACCATGCCGGACAACATCGCCTCGCTGGCCGCCAAGCTCCTGAAGAACCCGGTTCGCGTCGAAGTGACGCCGGAAGTCGTGACGGTCGAGAAGATCGAGCAGAGCGTCTTCCTGGTGCCGCAGAAGATGAAGAAGCACTGGCTGATCAAGCATCTGCCGGGCTTCGACAAGGCGGTGATCTTCACCCGCACCAAGCATGGCGCCAACCGCCTGTCGGAAGACCTGGAAAAGGCCGGTATCGGCGCGCTGGCGATCCATGGCAACAAGAGCCAGGGCGCGCGTCAGCGGGCACTGTCCGAGTTCCATGCCGGCAAGCTGAAGGTTCTCGTCGCCACCGACATCGTGGCGCGCGGCATCCATGTCGATGACATCAGCCATGTCGTGAATTTCGACCTGCCGGAAGAGCCGGAAAGCTATGTGCACCGCATCGGCCGCACGGCCCGCGCCGGCAAGTCCGGCATCGCGGTCACCCTGTGCGATCCGTCCGAGCGCTCCAAGCTGCGCCAGGTCGAGAAGCTGACGGGCCTTCGCTTCGACGTGCAGTCGAACGAGTTCTCCGACGCCTCCGGCGCCCCGGACGAGCCGCGCGGCGAGCGCGGCCCCCGGCCGCAGCGCTCCGGCCGCCCCGGCGGCGGACGCAGCGAAGCCGGTCGTGGCGGCGGTGGTGGTCGCGGCGGCCAGTCCGGCGAGCGCCGTCCGCATGGTGAGCATCAGCGCGGCGCTCAGCGCAGCGAGAATGCCGCGCCGCGTGGCGACGAGCGCGACGGCCAGCCGAACCGCAACCGCACCCGTCGGCGCAGCCCGCGCCCGCAGGGCGGGACTCGCGTCGCCGGCTGAGCCGGACCGCCATCCATCCGACAAGCGAAAGGGGCCGAAAGGCC
Protein-coding regions in this window:
- the motA gene encoding flagellar motor stator protein MotA — encoded protein: MGIILGLLVTIGCVLGGYVASGGHLYVLWQPYELLIILGASLGTFLIANNMKVVKDTGKAMGEAFKDAVPKQRDYLDLLSLLHSLMREMRSKSRSEVEAHVDNPAESAIFSAFPNILKNQAMTNFICDYCRLIIIGNARPHEIEALMDEEIHTVQHDKLKPKHAVQEVADGLPALGIVAAVLGIVHAMGALDQSPEVLGHLVGAALVGTFAGIFFSYGVFAPLAAKIKSVREKQMRMYIIIKQTLIAYMNGALPQVALEYGRKAISAHDRPTIDQVEAETIGGGAPAAA
- the flgF gene encoding flagellar basal-body rod protein FlgF, producing the protein MQTSLPVALSGQLATEKRLDTIANNLANLRTAGFRAEEVKFESFLSRTAPETVAFTSGGERYLSTRAGEMTQTGNALDIAVGGDAFFAIQTPKGTVYTRDGRMQMRNTGELVTVNGEPFLDVGGAPLLIDPAGGPVSIARDGMLTQKNVQVGAVGLFEMPVGANLQRAGTSGVVPDKAAVPVVDFEKTSVLQGYVEGSNVNPILEMTRLIEVQRAFEQAANMIQTSESSLNNAVTQLGAVK
- a CDS encoding FliI/YscN family ATPase; this encodes MTAGPRQKVDLSGLSEPLIRVSGHIVDVSAQAFRVAGLSPYVKLGDCVVCDGPEGEELGEVVRVEEAAATVKPFAVRFQSGVRSLAWRTGPVTVSPAASWRGRTVNAFGRPCDDLGPLEQGPVAYLTDTLPDAAMRRGRVTAPVQTGVKAIDIFTPLIRGQRMGIFAGSGVGKSTLMGMLARAKGFDTVVVALVGERGREVREFLEVTMQGELSRVVTIVATGDESAMMRRLAPKTAMTVAEYFRDQGDHVLLIVDSVTRLAHAARDVALAAGEPPVARGYPPSVFSELPRLLERAGPGAPNSGTITGLFAVLVDGDDHNEPVADSIRGTLDGHIVLSRSIAEEGRFPAVDVLKSISRLADLSWSTEERELVSRLRSMISRFEDTRDLRLLGGYQRGADATLDQAVDLVPHVYGALLQGPADGPTDQPFEDLSRRLKAGMTPG
- a CDS encoding LysR substrate-binding domain-containing protein, which produces MSRSLPPLAALRAFEAAARHLSFTRAAAELGMTQAAVSYQIRVLEERVGTPLFLRGKRPISLTDAGRRLGTDTTGAFDLIAAAFEAAKGGASGVLTISVIPTFATGWLARHLYAFQLAHPEIAVRLHATRDVSDFEREPVDLAIRGGPPPSPALVSHKLLSADFTPMLSPALEAKIGLALREPADLLRYPLIDPTDPWWNEWFAHAGVKRPGFDKDDGHKMGGQDLEAIAAISGHGVAILTPFFYRDDVAAGRLRPPFDLLCPSSRGYWLCYPPGRRNAPKIRLFREWLLGHFPEEDGDLSSRKGIG
- a CDS encoding ABC-F family ATP-binding cassette domain-containing protein — protein: MAPPPLLRLDGVRLTFGGTPLLTHVELGVLPGDRIALVGRNGSGKSTLLKIAAGIVEPDGGEVFRQPGATIRYLAQEPDFGAAETVEAYVLAGLGPADEPYRVTRLIEGLGLRADARPGDLSGGEARRAALARVLAPEPDIVLLDEPTNHLDLPTIEWLEEEIRGMRSAVVTISHDRRFLERVTEATVWLDRGSVRRLNEGFSGFEAWRDKVLEEEERDLQKLDRKIVREEHWLRYGVTARRTRNERRLAGLHQLRADRKNARRAVGTVEMAVGETRESGKLVIEAKAISKRYDERVLIDGFSTRIQRGDRVGLVGPNGAGKTTLLKILIGEAEPDSGTVRLGTNLDLAFLDQKRASLRDDLSVSDALTDGRGDQVMVNGEPRHVAGYLKDFLFQAEQIRTPVGNLSGGERARLLLAKTLATPANILVLDEPTNDLDMETLDLLQELIANYPGTVLLVSHDRDFLDRTVTSVISPEENGHWLEYAGGYSDMASQKRGALKEARKADKPKAAAGSGAESKAPAKTAAATTKLSFKQKFALENLPKEIAKLEAAIAKAEAEMADPALFTKNPDRFAKLAASSEKDRAALAKAEDEWLELEMLKAEMES
- a CDS encoding DUF808 domain-containing protein, which encodes MSIGLIALLDDVAAISKVAAASLDDVGAQAAKAGAKAAGVVIDDAAVTPRYVVGFAAERELPIVWRIAKGSVRNKLLFLLPIALVLGAFAPWAITPLLMLGGAYLSYEGAEKIYEKLVPHEAHGHEAALPTVAAKAPQALEDERVASAVKTDFILSAEIMAITLAGLPESGIWTKAVVMAIVAVGITAVVYGAVALIVKADDVGVALARQSNGAAAAFGRGLVRFMPHFLRLLALVGTAAMVWVGGGIIVHGLAGYGLTGIEHVIHDASVAVSALVPALGGFLGWLVTAIGSGIVGLLVGFALIPIVGKLLAPAWKAVTGR
- a CDS encoding D-alanyl-D-alanine carboxypeptidase family protein — its product is MSFSATIESPRGAKRVLALAALVLALAQPALALETTARAALMVDLGSGTLLFEKNADQEIPPASLSKLMTLAVIFDELRKGSVRLDESFPVSENAWRTGGAASGGSTMFLPLNSQVTLADLIKGIAIQSGNDATIVAAEGIAGSVPAFAEMMNRKARELGLTHSHFVNPHGLPDPQQYVSARDLVTLASYLIREFPEQYPLFSEEEFTFNGITQRSRNPLLPLGADGLKTGHTAEAGYGLVASVKDDTGRRIVFALTGMKSVQERAEQARAMMTAGLRGFESIVVAKAGESLGEVPVRNGAEESVPVRPGGEIRFLQPRGEGGGPVTHEIVPLGIVDAPVPEGRRVAQLRVLQGGKVLREEPLFAARAVEEASLLQRIQNTVLGHFR
- a CDS encoding response regulator, coding for MLPLGRSRFPQRHGAVIVDDNTLLMMDAMDIAEEAGLVAYGARNADEAIRLLEAQPDIRILFTDVQMSGSMDGYRLAATVRSRWPNVRILVTSGVRPPAGDELPEDSLFFFKPYPHQAVMSAMAQATV
- a CDS encoding sensor histidine kinase; translated protein: MLRAAGDVGFSFLEGGGECGELMRQTDWSATALGAVEAWPQSLRTVVGIMLGSRQPMLVVWGREQITLYNDGYAAMCGQRHPRALGRPFHDLWFDLWDVVKPILDRAYAGVSTHMDDIEFTMHRNGYPEETHFAFSYTPVRVENGEVGGMFCACTETTGEVIARRRMAAERARFQQMFQQAPSFMAMMNGPEHRFEWANPAYLRLVGDRDLIGRTIGEALPEAMEQGYGALLAEAFASGEAHAQSGARFVTQNEPGGPQVERFLDFVYQPVRDEANAVVGILVEGYDVTSRIMAEQQRIELMREMAHRMKNSMAMVQAIATQTLRQVKTVEEGREAISGRIAALARAQDILTRVDWDSADIREVVDAALSVLDHARGRFRISGGPVTLSSQKALGLSLALHELATNAVKYGALSNDTGQVEIEWDAKSDGDFTFRWQESGGPSVEVPVRSGFGTRLVQRIVAPYFQGVAKLDYATQGLVFTLNGKVSARL